A window of the Pongo abelii isolate AG06213 chromosome 10, NHGRI_mPonAbe1-v2.0_pri, whole genome shotgun sequence genome harbors these coding sequences:
- the DYNLL1 gene encoding dynein light chain 1, cytoplasmic, whose amino-acid sequence MCDRKAVIKNADMSEEMQQDSVECATQALEKYNIEKDIAAHIKKEFDKKYNPTWHCIVGRNFGSYVTHETKHFIYFYLGQVAILLFKSG is encoded by the exons ATGTGCGACCGAAAGGCCGTGATCAAAAATGCGGACATGTCGGAAGAGATGCAACAGGACTCGGTGGAGTGCGCTACTCAGGCGCTGGAGAAATACAACATAGAGAAGGACATTGCGGCTCATATCAAGAAG GAATTTGACAAGAAGTACAATCCCACCTGGCATTGCATCGTGGGGAGGAACTTCGGTAGTTACGTGACACATGAAACCAAACACTTCATCTACTTCTACCTGGGCCAAGTGGCCATTCTTCTGTTCAAATCTGGTTAA